Genomic DNA from Shouchella patagoniensis:
TTCAGGTAAATAAAAGTACTTTTGTCGACTCTCTCCAAGTCCCATCCCAAGCAAGCCGCCCGGCCCTATCGCAAATAGTGATTGAATAATTTGAAACCCACTTCCAAGTGGATCACTCCAAGGATCTAAAAAAGAAGTAATGCGCTGAATTCGGTAAGGAGCACTGGCAATCAACCCTACAAAACCAGCAACACCTAATAAACCCAATAAAACAAAATGTTTAATCCTTGCGCCAGAAATAAAGATCATCGCTATACATGTGCCCACCATTACCGACCCTGTCCCTAAATCAGGCTGCAGCATAATCATTCCAAATGCCAACATAACAAGTGATAAAGATGGTAATAAGCCTCTCTTGAAAGAGGTGATCTTTTTTTGATGAATTGCCAAATAATTGGCTAAAAATACAATCATTGCGATTTTCGTAAATTCTGAGGGCTGGATTGAAAAAGCTCCCACTCCAAGCCAACTACTAGCTCCTCCCCGCACAAGTCCCACTCCTGGTATAAGTACAAGGACAAGTAAAATGAAACAAATCACTAGCATTCCCTTAGAATAGGTTCTCCATGTCCAATAATCGATTCTCATAATTAAACACATGAGTACAATACCAACGCCTCCAAAAAACAATTGGCGTTTGGCAAAGAACCACGCATCATCAAACCGATAAGTTGCCCATGCTGCGCTAGCGCTATAAACCATGATCAGCCCGATCGTTAATAGCCCAATCGTTGTTGCAAGCAAAATTAAATCTGGAGCAGATCGTTGCTTATCCATTACACTCACACCTTTGCTTCATACGACGTCTAATTTAACTATATGAGGTGTGGCAGTTAAACATGTCCAAAAAAGAAGCCTGCCATAACCCGGCAGGCTTCTTACTTAATCTATTTGAAGAAATTCACTGACCGAAGTTAGAAAAGCTTCTCCTCGTTCTTCAAAAGATTTATACTGATCCCAACTTGCACAAGCAGGTGAAAGCAAGACAACATCACCAGGTTGTGATTCAGAAAGAGCTACTTTCGTAGCGTCTTCGACCCGTTCCGCTTGAATGGTTTTCAAACCAATTTTTTTTGCCAGATTTGATAACTTTTCTTTTGTTTCCCCATATGTAACGAGGACTTTGACATGCGTTAGACTTTGTGACAATTCATCAAATTCATTGCCCCGATCTAACCCACCAGCGATAAGAATAATTGGCTTAGAAAAAGCAGATAGCGCTGCTTTTGTAGCTAGAATATTTGTCGCTTTAGAATCATTGTAAATCTGTATACCGTCCCAATCTCTAACAAATTGCAACCGGTGTTTAACCCCTTTAAAGCCTTTTAACACCAAACGGATTTGCTCACTTTTAGCACCAGCAAGCTTTGCTGCCGCAACCGCAGCAAGCATATTTTCAACATTATGTGCTCCAGGAAGTACAACCTCACTTAAGTCGATAATCGTTTCTTCTTGAAAACAAATCATCCCTGCTTCCACATAAGCGCCTTTTTTAACTTTTTGTTTAACAGAAAAAGGAATTTTGTTCCCATTTAATTGAGAAGCCGCTGCTACCACGATCTCATCATCTGCGTTATAAACAAGTGCATCAGATTCATTTAAATGAGCACCTATTTTTGCTTTTGCCCCGATGTATTCTTCTCTTGACCCATGGTAATCGAGGTGTGCATCAAAGATATTTAACCAAACAGCTATGTTTGGTTTAAATGCTTCTGTACCCATCAATTGAAAACTCGATAATTCAAGGACCATAATATCATTCGTTGTTGCACTTTTAGCTACTTCAGACGCTACTGTTCCAATGTTACCAGCAATCAATGGCGTACGTCCGCTGTTTTCAAGCATTTCTTTAATTAATGTAGTTGTTGTGGTTTTTCCATTAGATCCAGTGACAGCAACAATATCCGCCTCTGACAAACGATAGGCTAGTTCAATCTCCGTCCACACAGGCAACTGACGACTTAATGCCTCCTGTACAAGGATGTTTCCATATGGAATTCCAGGGTTTTTAACCATTAAATCCATACCATCAAGCAAGTGTAGAGGATGCTCCCCACAAACCACTTCAATGCCAAGTTGTTCCAATGCTTTTGCTTCTGGATTTTGATTATACGCTTTATTATCATTCACAAGGATACGTGCGCCGAGTTCATGTAAGATTTTAGCAGCAGCAAAGCCACTTTTTGCTAATCCCAAAACCAATACACTTTTCCCTTTTAATTCATCTACACGTCTCATGTTAGCCACACTCCAATGTAGATACCCATAATTGCAAAGACCATGCCTACAAGCCAGAAAGTTACAACCACTCGCCATTCTGACCAACCTGATAATTCATAATGGTGATGTAATGGACTCATTTTGAAAACACGTTTCCCAGTCGTTTTATATGAAATGACCTGAATGATAACCGAAAGCGTTTCAATAACAAATACACCGCCAACAATAATAAGCATTAATTCCATCTTTGTTAGAATCGCAATCCCGGCAATTGCGCCACCAAGTGCTAACGATCCCGTATCGCCCATAAATACTTTCGCCGGATGAGCATTAAACACTAAAAACCCTAATACAGCACCTGTTATAGCAGTAGAAAATAGAGCTGCATCAATAAAACCTGCGCTCCAAGCAAGTATGGCAAAAGCAGCAAATGCAATTGCCCCTGTTCCTGCAAGTAAGCCATCAAGACCGTCTGTTAAATTGACCGCATTGCTTCCAGCTAGCAACATAACAATGACAAGTATTGGATAAAACCAACCTAATTCAAGCCCAATTGATGTACCAGGGATTGAAACAAATGTATCTAAATCAATGTATAACAACCCTAAATAGAACAAGCCTGCAATTAATAGTTGGCCAACCAATTTTTGTTTTGATGTTAAACCTAAATTATGTTTTCTCGCTACTTTTAAATAATCATCTACAAAACCAACAATCCCGTAACCAATCGTAACGAGCATTAAGAGCAATAATTCCACGCTGAACTCATTAAACACTCCGCCAATAGCAATGGATGTAATTAATATAGATAAGACAATTACAATACCGCCCATTGTTGGTGTTCCACTTTTCTTTTGATGGGATTTAGGTCCTTCTTCCCGAATACTTTGCCCAAACTTCAAACGTCTTAAAAATGGTATAAATAGCGGTGACAAAATCACTGCAGCCGCAAACGAGAGAAGTAGAACGAATAATAACGTCCATTCTTCCATTACTGATGGCCTCCTTTGACAGCCGGTAAAACATGCTCAAGCGCAAGGCGACGTGATGCTTTCAGCAGTACAACGGTGTCTTGTTTCAAATATTGATTTAAATGGTTTGCTGCTGCTTCTACCGAAGTTGCATGGTATGTACGCAAACAATCGCATTCTTTTTCTTTAATCGCTTCATAAATCCAACGTCCTTTTTCACCAACAGTAATGACAACCGTAATCGGCCAGTCAATTACTTCTGCCACACTTTTATGAAGCCACTCTTCATCTGGCCCCAATTCATAGATATCGCCTAATACAAGTACTCGTTCTTGATAACCAGGCAGTTCTTTTATGGTTTTTATTGCAGCTTTCATAGAAGTAGGATTTGCATTATACGCATCATTAATAAAGGTAGATCCATTTGGACCGCTCACTTGTTCAAGACGCATTCCACTAATTTTAATCTTATTGATCCGTTCTTGAATAATTGTTTGACTAATACCTAATTTACGTGCAATCCAAATAGCATAAGCAACGTTTTTGACATTATGTTTGCCCAGCAAATGAATACTCCAGCCCTTTTCACTTCCTAATGAAAATGTATATCCAGAACCTACACTTTGTATTTCAGTTAGAGGGACATCAACATCGTCACTAAAACCAATTTTAACTGGATTCCAATCTTCGTAGTCTGATAGGAGTCTTTCATCACCATCAACGATCAGCCACTTTTGTTGTTTAAGCCCAGTAGCAATTTCCATTTTAGCTGCAGCAATTCCTTCACGAGAGCCTAAATGTTCAATATGTGCTTCACCAATATTAGTAACAACTGCAGCATTAGGTTGGGCAATCTCTGATAATAATGCAATTTCTCCAGCATGGTTCATGCCCATTTCTATCACGGCGTATTTGCAGTCTTTAGGCATCGCCAATAAGGTTAAAGGCACACCAATATGGTTATTTAAATTCCCTAACGTTTTATGAACAAACTCTTCTCCGCCTAGAAGCTCACAAATCATATCTTTTGTAGTCGTCTTTCCATTCGAACCAGTAATGCCGATAATAAACGGATTTACTTGATTTCGATATGTTTTTGCTAATTGCTGTAAGGCAACTAATGTATCCTCAACGAAATAGACCTGAAAGGAATCTGGTAATTGATCAGGAAGAGACTCTCCTTCATCCCAAAAAGCTGCTATTGCTCCAGCCGCTATCGCTTGATCCAGAAACTGGTGGCCATTAAAACGCTCCCCCTTCAGCGGAACAAACAGTGATTGTTCTGCGTGTTTTCTTGTGTCTGTTGATACAGACAGAAACGTGAATGGAACATTTTCTAAACGAACCTGTTTGGATACCGTTTCAACTAAGCTTGAATGAATGCTCATTGTATCCGCTCCTTCAATGCAGCCCGAGCGACTTCCCGATCATCAAAATGAATCCGCTCTTTGCCTATCTCTTGATACGTTTCATGCCCTTTTCCAGCAATCACAACAATATCCCCTTTGTTCGCTTGCCCAATCGCTGTTTTTATGGCCATTTTTCGATCTTCAATCACAGCAAATTGATCAGCGTCCAGTAAAGTCGTCATATCTGACAAAATTGCTTTGGGATCTTCCGTTCGTGGATTATCTGATGTGAAGATTGTTTCGTCCGCATATTGTACTGCAATTCTAGCCATTACCGGTCTTTTTGTTGAATCACGGTCTCCACCACAACCAACAACAACATGAACATGATTTTCTGCAAAGTCTTGTACTGTTTGAAGAACATTTTCTAGGCTATCGGGCGTGTGAGCATAGTCAACAATTACCGTAAAGTCTTGACCTGCATCGACAGCTTCAAAACGTCCAGCCACACCTTTCACTTTTTTCAAACTCTGTTTCATCTGAGTAAGTGTTAGGCCTGACATATAACCTGCCGCTATCGCCGCAAGGGCGTTATAGACATTAAATAAACCGATCAACTTCAACTCTATTTGAATTGACTCACCAAATGCAACTAACGTAAATACCGTTCCAGCAGCCGTCACTTTTACATTTGTCGCCTTAAAGTCCGCAGCTTTTTTAATTCCATAAGTAACAACATCAGCGGTTGTCATTTGAATTAATCGATCACTCACGGGATCATCACTATTGATTACTGCAACCTTACCTTCATAGGTGTTGCCAAGCTGTGAGAATAATAAACTTTTCGCATATAAATAATTGTCCATAGTCTCGTGATAGTCAATATGGTCAGGTGTTAAATTTGTAAATACCGCGATATTAAAATCACAACCACGAACTCTCCCTAAGTGCAAGGCATGAGAAGATACTTCCATTAGAGCAGTATCAACTTTATTATCCACCATCGCGCGGAAGCGCTGCTGCAAAACAAGAGATTCTGGTGTTGTATTTCGAGTTTCAATCATCTCATCGGCAATTTTAGTATACATCGTTCCAATTAAGCCAGTCGTTTGTTCTGCATCCCGAAACAGGCGATCTAGAATGTGCGTAACTGACGTTTTCCCATTAGTTCCTGTCACACCAATGAGATTTACTTGTTTTGTTGGTTCACCGTAAAAGCGACTTGCTAGGCGTGCCATAACTCGTTTCGTATCTGAAACCATAATAACTGGAACTGACACAGATAAAGGCCGCTCTGCAACTATAGCTACGGCCCCCTTCTCGATCGCTTGTTGTGCGAAATCGTGTCCGTCCACAGTATAACCATTGATGCAGAAAAAAAGCGTACCTTGCTCGACGAGACGAGAGTCCATCTCCAAATGGGTAATGTTTATTGTTTCATCTTCACTTTTCAAAGGTTCAGCGCCTCGTAATTCATGAAGCAATTCTTTCAAGATCATTTTATTGCCTCCAAAGTTTCAACAATCCATCGTTTCTCGATGAATGAAAGGATTAAAAACATACGTAATTTATTTTAGTCGCTCTCGCTTGTTTTGTCACCCATATATACACGGATTGTTGAATCTTTTGCTACACGAGTCCCTGGCTCTGGAGCTTGCCTGACAACTGTATCCCCTTCACCAGAGGCACTTAAGTACAATTCATAGTGTGAATCATGGATGTCTCTGCGCGTACGTCCGATCAAATCCGGAACTTCTACTAAAGGCTCTTCTGGCCAAACAAGCTCTTTTTCAATCTGATCTTCGCGTTTCTCCACTCCCATTGCTTCTAAACTATCACCAATAATTTTCCCAGCAATGGGTGCAGAAACGACACTCCCAAACTGAGCTGTCCCTTTTGGATTATCCACAGCAACATAAACAATAATCTCTGGATCATCCATCGGTGCTACGCCGATAAATGAAACAATGTAATTGTTATCTAGATACCGTCCATCTTTCGCTTTTTGCGCTGTTCCAGTCTTTCCACCAACACGGTAACCATCAACAAAAGCATTTTTACCTGATCCTTTTGCAACAACATTTTCCATTGCGTAACGAACTTGCTCTGAAGTGTGTGAAGATATGACTTGACGTTTCATGACTGGCGCTATTTGTTCAACGACTTCTCCTGTTTCATCGTCAACCCATTCTTTTGCTAGATGAGGTTCATACAAATACCCACCGTTAACCGCTGCTGAGACAGCTGCAACTTGTTGCAATGGGGTCACTGCAACCCCTTGACCAAAGGCAGTTGTCGCTTGCTCAAGTGGACCAACACGGTCACGATTAAACAAAATGCCTTTCGCTTCTCCTTGAAGATCAATTCCCGTTTTCTCACCAAAACCAAAGTCCTCAATATAATTAAATAAACGATCAGTACCCAGCCTCTGTCCAAGCTCGACAAAGCCAGGGTTACAAGAATTTTGAACAACTTCTAAAAAGGTTTGTGACCCGTGACCACCCTTCTTCCAACAATGCAGCTTCGTTCCTGCTACATCAATATAACCAGGATCATAAAACGTATCATTTTCTAAATCGACTACTTCTTCTTCCAGTGCTGCTGCAAGCGTAATCAGTTTGAATGTTGATCCTGGCTCATATTGCATCCAAACAGGTTTATTTTGATTATAAATCTCTGCAGGGACGTCCCGATAATTTTCTGGGTTAAAGTGTGGTCGACTACTCATCGCTAACACTTCTCCAGTTTTAGGATTCATAGCGATAGCAATTGCTCCATCAGGGTCATAGTCAGCTTCGGCAATATCTAATTCACGTTCGACAATTGTTTGTACCCTGCTATCAATCGTCAATTTTAATTTAAGTCCATTTATCGGCGCTTCATATTCATCTGCTAAGTTTGGCATCTTTGTCCCTTTTGCTGTCGAGAAAAAAGACACATGCCCTTTTTCCCCTTTCAACTTCTCATCATAGTAATTTTCTAATCCCGTCAACCCTTGATTATCGATCCCAGCGAAACCAAGTACATGTGACAAGTAGCTACCAAACGGATAGTGGCGCTTCGAATCCTCCGCGATGTACACACCATCTAAGTTTAATGCGCGAACCTCTTGGGCTTTTTCTTGAGTTAATTTCTGTCCTTCTGGACGTAAATAAACATTTGATGAACTTTTAGTAAGTGCTTCATAAGCTTTTTGGCGGTCCATATTTAAAGCAGACGCTAACTTCTCTGCTGCATCGGCCGGATCAGTCACTTGACGTGGAAAAACAATAACAGAAGGTGCACTAATGTTTGTCGCAAGTTCGACTCCATTTCGATCAACGATGTCACCCCTCTTAGGTTCAAAGGGAATATTCCTCCCCCAAGAGTCTTCTGCTTTATCCGTTAGCCACACACCTTGTCCGAACTGAACATAACCAAGCCGAGCAAGAATAATTACAAAAACGGCTAGACCAATAAAAAAAGCTAATAGAAGCCGTTTCCTTACAGTCACATTAGATACACGCACGGCTTTCCCCCACTTTCTACATAGAACGATTTTCTTGGTCTAGCCTATGCTTGTTTTACAATTGATAGAACCGTAATAACGACGAGCAAAAACCCTTGCCACAATAGTAGCAAGGGTTTTTAAATCTATTCATTACTTTCGTTTTCATCCGTTTCTTCATCATCTTGCTCTTGCTGAATGTCCTGTAATTCACTTCTAGTTACAAATTCGACTGATAAAGCTTCGCCTGGAGCAACCGGAGTGTCCGGTGGCACACTTTGCTCTTTTAGAAATCCATTCCCGCTATAACTCATGTCCAAGTCTAAAATAGCTCCTATTTTCATTACATCTCGATAGGACCAACCAGTCATATCAGGTAACGAATACGACTCACTATCTGTTTGTACAATGACTCGCTCACCTTCAAGCAGTTTGGTTCCAGGTAAAGGTTGCTGGCTTTCTATTGTGTCGCCATCACCAACAACTGTTAGCTGATCTTCATCGAGTTCGTTTAACACACGTTCTAAATCCATCCCAGTAACATCAGGCATCTCTAACCCTTTTTGACCTGCTTCAGCAATTAAGTCATCATCACTAGGTTCTAGGTCCATATAAGACATACTACGTTGCATAACCGCATTAAAAATTAACGATACTGGATCATTGCCCGATTCATCTTCAGCTAAATTCGGCTTTGTAACAGAAACATATAAGACAACCTTAGGATCTTCGTAAGGAGCCATTCCTAAAAATGAGTATAAGTATTGACCGTGTCCCTTCAAATACTGTCCATTTTCAACCATTTGAGCAGTCCCTGTTTTTCCAGCTACATCGAGACCTTGAATATTATATTTGCCTCCAGTGCCATGTTCTTCGTCAACAACACCTCGCAATAGTTCACGCACTTGTCTCGCTGTATCTTCAGAGATAGGCTCACCCGCTATTTCACTTTCCCCTTGAAACAATTGATCCCCATTTTCATCTTCAATTCCTTTTAAAATATAAGGCTTCATCATCACTCCGTCGTTAGCAATCGCCATTGCACCCTGAACCATTTGGATCGGTGTAGCCGTTGACGTTTGACCAAAAGAGGTTCTAGCTGCATCTGAACGCCTGCCCTGTTCAAGTTGACCAGCACTTTCTTGATCCAAATCAATACCTGTTTTCTGCGAGAAGCCAAACGCTTCTAAATAGTCATAAAAAGGCTTAATTCCAATATGCTCTAGTACAAGCTTTGCCATAAGCACATTTGATGAGCGATGAAACCCTTCTTCGTATGTGATTTCGCCCCAGCCAGAACGATTAACATCACGAATATCCTCGGAATAGGCATCTATTTCATACTTACCAGACTTGTATTTCGCATCATTTTGAAAAACACCTTCTTCAATTGCAGCAGCTAGTGTAAACATTTTTAATGTCGATCCAGGTTCCACAGCATCTTGAACCGCAAAGTTTAAATAATTTTCAATTTCGCCATATTCATTCGGATTAAAGCTCGGTCTATTTGACATTGCTAAAATTTCACCAGTTCGTGGATCTGCTGCAATAGCAGTCATTTTTTCTGGGGCATATTCTTCTTCAACTTGAGACATCGCTTGTTCAAGTGCTGCTTGAATATTTGTATCAAGAGTCGTATAGATATCTGCACCATTTTCAGGTAATGTTATTCGATCTGATGCCGCACTTAACCCTTTACCGAGGCTTGTATACTCAATATGGCCATCTTCAGAACTCAGATAGTCGTCCATTCTTCCTTCTAACCCCATATTGCCCACGCTATTTAAAATACTTTGTTGACCAATCACATGGGAAGCAAACGTTTGTTTCGGATAATATCTGCGACTTGTTTCTTCAATAACAATTCCTGGTAGTTTTAACTTTTCAATTTGTTCTTTTTCACTATAGGATAATAAACGCGAGCCTGCTCCCAACTCTATTTGATAACGCCCGCTTTCAATCGCATCGGTCAGTCGACCTTCAAGCTCGTTTTGTTCCATATCTATAAACGGCGAGAGTTCTTCTGCAGTTTTTACTGGATCTTTAACAAATTGATTTTCTCCTTGATTTTCAGAAAGAACAGCCACAACATTATAAGAAGGGACATCTTCTGCTAAAACACTTCCATGTCTATCTAAGATTGAGCCTCTCGAACTATCAATTACTTGAGAGCGACTGTACTTCTCTTCGGCCATAACAGTTAGATCATGACCTTTAACCTCTTTTGTTGCTTGAATATATGTCATTCTGCCAAACAAGACAAACAAAGCTCCTATAAAGAGGAACAGAAGCAAGACAGCCCGTTTATTTGTGACTGCACGTTTAATTTCCATCAGATTTCCTCCCTCCTTCATTAAAAGAAAAAACTAGTTCACATTGAACTAGTTATGTTCTCCAGGTGGCTTCATTCCTAGGTTCGCTGCTTTACGCATCACATTTTCTGGAGCGCTAAGCTCTGCTAATTCTGTTTTTAAACCTTCATTCTGTGAAGCGACTACACTATTCTTTTGTTGCACACTCTGAATCGACACATTTAAGCCGTAGAGTGTTGAATAATTATGTACGATAAAGCTTAACATCACAAACAGAATGGCTGCACAAAATCCTGCTATCACTTTTTCCCCAAATGTAATGCGCGCCCTATAACGTAAAACCTGTTTCTCTTTTTTTCGAACGTCGTGCTGCGGATGATGGTTTGGTTGAATTTGTTGACGAGCTCCCATAATCATTCCTCCTTCGTTAATCGGTATCCTTTTCAATAATACGCAGCTTAGCTGAGCGTGATCGATTATTTTCTTCTAGTTCTGGGTCACTGGCAATGATTGGTTTTCTCGTAATTAATTTAAATGGCGCTTGTTGGTCATCAGGAATAATTGGCAACCCTTTAGGCAAATCAGGAAGCTTTGTTTTTTCTTTAAAAACTTGCTTACATAATCTGTCTTCTAAAGAATGGAATGTAATTACAGCCATCCTACCTTCAGCTCGCAACATCTCAAGTCCATCTAAAAGTGCTTCCTCAAACGCACCAAGCTCATCATTAACGGCGATGCGAATCGCTTGAAACGTTCTTTTTGCCGGATGGCCTCCCGTACGTCTTGCAGGAGCAGGAATAGCTTCTTTAATTACATCAACGAGTTCACTAGTCGTTTCAATCAGCTGTTTTTCGCGACGCGCCTCAATTTTTCTGGCAATTTGCTTTGCAAATTTCTCCTCCCCATAGCGGGATATAATCGAAAGGAGTTTGGCATAAGGCCATTCGTTAACAACTTCTCTTGCAGTAAGCGCAGCTGTTTGATCCATACGCATGTCAAGTGGCGCATCTTGATGGTAACTAAATCCCCGACTAGCTTCATCTAATTGCGGAGAAGATACACCCAGATCAAACAAAATCCCATCCACTTTTGTTATACCTTGATCTTTGAGTGCTAATTTTAAATAACGGAAATTGCTACGAATTAACGTGAACTTACCTTGAAAACGTGAAAGTTTTTCTTTTGCGTACGCTAACGCGTTATCATCTTGATCAAATGCATATAAATGACCAGAATCTCCCAATTGTTCCAGAATACGCTCTGAGTGACCAGCACCTCCTAACGTACAATCGACATAAATACCGTCTGCTTTTATATGCAAACCTTTGACAGACTCTTCTTTCAACACAGTTGTATGTAAAAACATATAGCACCTAATTTCTTTCTTCTTTAGAGATCAAAATCAACTAAGTTCTCTGCGATATCCGCAAACGATTCTTCAGATTCTGATACATAGTCTTCCCAAAGTGATTTGCTCCATACTTCCATCCGATTTGACACACCGATAATGACACACTCTTTCTCTAGTTGAGCATAATCACGTAACGGCGTAGGCACATTCATTCTCCCTTGCTTGTCCAATTCACATTCTGATGCTCCAGAAAAGAAAAAACGGGTAAATGCACGTGCATCTTTTTTCGTAAATGGAAGCTCTTTTAATTGCCCTTCCAATTTGTCCCACTCTTCTTTTGGGTAGACAAATAAGCAGCGATCAAGGCCACGGGTAAGCACAAATGGGGTCCCGAGATGGTCACGAAATTTAGCAGGTACTATCATTCGGCCTTTATCATCAATCG
This window encodes:
- the rsmH gene encoding 16S rRNA (cytosine(1402)-N(4))-methyltransferase RsmH, giving the protein MFLHTTVLKEESVKGLHIKADGIYVDCTLGGAGHSERILEQLGDSGHLYAFDQDDNALAYAKEKLSRFQGKFTLIRSNFRYLKLALKDQGITKVDGILFDLGVSSPQLDEASRGFSYHQDAPLDMRMDQTAALTAREVVNEWPYAKLLSIISRYGEEKFAKQIARKIEARREKQLIETTSELVDVIKEAIPAPARRTGGHPAKRTFQAIRIAVNDELGAFEEALLDGLEMLRAEGRMAVITFHSLEDRLCKQVFKEKTKLPDLPKGLPIIPDDQQAPFKLITRKPIIASDPELEENNRSRSAKLRIIEKDTD
- the mraZ gene encoding division/cell wall cluster transcriptional repressor MraZ, with protein sequence MFLGEYRHSIDDKGRMIVPAKFRDHLGTPFVLTRGLDRCLFVYPKEEWDKLEGQLKELPFTKKDARAFTRFFFSGASECELDKQGRMNVPTPLRDYAQLEKECVIIGVSNRMEVWSKSLWEDYVSESEESFADIAENLVDFDL
- the ftsL2 gene encoding cell division protein FtsL — encoded protein: MGARQQIQPNHHPQHDVRKKEKQVLRYRARITFGEKVIAGFCAAILFVMLSFIVHNYSTLYGLNVSIQSVQQKNSVVASQNEGLKTELAELSAPENVMRKAANLGMKPPGEHN
- a CDS encoding penicillin-binding protein, whose amino-acid sequence is MEIKRAVTNKRAVLLLFLFIGALFVLFGRMTYIQATKEVKGHDLTVMAEEKYSRSQVIDSSRGSILDRHGSVLAEDVPSYNVVAVLSENQGENQFVKDPVKTAEELSPFIDMEQNELEGRLTDAIESGRYQIELGAGSRLLSYSEKEQIEKLKLPGIVIEETSRRYYPKQTFASHVIGQQSILNSVGNMGLEGRMDDYLSSEDGHIEYTSLGKGLSAASDRITLPENGADIYTTLDTNIQAALEQAMSQVEEEYAPEKMTAIAADPRTGEILAMSNRPSFNPNEYGEIENYLNFAVQDAVEPGSTLKMFTLAAAIEEGVFQNDAKYKSGKYEIDAYSEDIRDVNRSGWGEITYEEGFHRSSNVLMAKLVLEHIGIKPFYDYLEAFGFSQKTGIDLDQESAGQLEQGRRSDAARTSFGQTSTATPIQMVQGAMAIANDGVMMKPYILKGIEDENGDQLFQGESEIAGEPISEDTARQVRELLRGVVDEEHGTGGKYNIQGLDVAGKTGTAQMVENGQYLKGHGQYLYSFLGMAPYEDPKVVLYVSVTKPNLAEDESGNDPVSLIFNAVMQRSMSYMDLEPSDDDLIAEAGQKGLEMPDVTGMDLERVLNELDEDQLTVVGDGDTIESQQPLPGTKLLEGERVIVQTDSESYSLPDMTGWSYRDVMKIGAILDLDMSYSGNGFLKEQSVPPDTPVAPGEALSVEFVTRSELQDIQQEQDDEETDENESNE